One stretch of Cygnus olor isolate bCygOlo1 chromosome 1, bCygOlo1.pri.v2, whole genome shotgun sequence DNA includes these proteins:
- the LRIG3 gene encoding leucine-rich repeats and immunoglobulin-like domains protein 3 isoform X2, which yields MIPNLGPVSANITLLSLTSNKIANILSEHLKPFQSLETLDLSNNNISELKISSFPSLQLKYLYINSNRITSLEPGTFDNLSTTLQVLKLNRNKISAIPQKMFKLSHLQHLELNRNKIKKIDGLTFQGLPALKSLKLQRNGVTRLMDGAFWGLTNMEVLQLDHNNLTEVTKGWLYGLLMLQQLHLSQNAISRISPDAWEFCQKLSELDLTFNHLARLDDSSFVGLSVLVGLYIGNNKVNYIADCAFRGLSSLQTLDLKNNEISWTIEDMNGAFSGLDKLTKLILQGNRIRSITKKAFSGLDALEHLDLSNNAIMSVQGNAFSQMKKLKELRLNTSSLLCDCQLKWLPQWLSENNFQSFVNASCAHPQLLKGRSIFAVSLDGFVCDDFPKPQITVQPETQSAIKGSNLSFVCSAASSSDSPMTFAWKKDNELLHDAEMENYAHLRAQGGEVMEYTTILRLRNVEFSNEGKYQCVISNHFGSSYSVKAKLTVNMLPSFTKIPMDLTIRAGAMARLECAAVGHPVPQIAWQKDGGTDFPAARKRRMHVMPEDDVFFIVDVKIEDTGVYSCTAQNTAGSISANATLTVLETPSFLRPLLDRSVTKGETAVLQCIAGGSPPPRLNWTKDDSPLVVTERHFFAASNQLLIIVDTDVEDAGKYTCEMSNTLGTERGNIRLNVIPTPTCDSPQNIAPSLDDDGWATVGIVIIAVVCCVVGTSLVWVVIIYHTRRRNEDCSITNTDETNLPADIPSYLSSQGTLAERQDGYGSSENGSHHQFLTSSVGGYFLQQRDSNGICHLDNGSETDVEGVADPFLCHYLGTSGTLYLKGNTCDSEAFEACSTSCSPDQRTVSLDPYESGYLKKKECYQYSPPLEDPFDQCVGIVGMQATNSKLITSIYTQNEGTGLKSRSLNSDKFDLNRSLEPSSIISNSTFMGTFGKPLWRPQLDSLSSRRQPASCQPKTSHNNPHASLDFDSEADEDGKERTVSRGEDNIYTYKQCFENFRTSTFQSCDLDT from the exons GACCAGTAACAAGATTGCCAACATTTTGTCTGAACATCTGAAGCCATTTCAGAGTCTAGAAACTTTGGATTTGAGCAACAACAACATATCAGAGCTAAAGAtatcttcatttccttctttacaGCTCAAGTATCT GTACATTAACAGTAACCGAATAACCTCCTTGGAGCCTGGTACCTTTGACAATTTGTCTACCACACTTCAAGTATTGAAACTGAACAGGAACAAAATTTCAGCAATCCCTCAAAAGATGTTTAAACTCTCCCATCTGCAGCACCT GGAGCTGAATcgcaacaaaattaaaaaaatagatggaCTTACTTTCCAAGGACTTCCAGCTTTGAAGTCATTAAAACTACAGAGAAATGGTGTTACTAGGCTCATGGATGGTGCTTTCTGGGGATTAACCAACATGGAAGTCTT gCAGCTGGACCATAACAACTTAACAGAGGTAACCAAAGGCTGGCTTTACGGCTtgctgatgctgcagcagctccatctCAGCCAAAATGCCATCAGCAGGATCAGTCCTGATGCCTGGGAATTTTGCCAAAAACTCAGTGAGCT AGATTTGACGTTCAATCACTTAGCAAGGTTAGATGATTCAAGCTTTGTTGGCTTAAGCGTGCTGGTTGGACTATATATTGGAAACAACAAAGTAAACTACATTGCTGATTGTGCCTTCCGGGGACTTTCCAGTCTACAGACTTT GGAtctgaaaaacaatgaaatatcaTGGACCATTGAAGATATGAATGGTGCCTTCTCTGGTCTGGATAAACTTACGAAGCT gatACTGCAAGGAAACAGGATTAGATCCATtacaaagaaagcattttctggCTTGGATGCACTTGAACACCT agatCTAAGTAACAATGCAATTATGTCAGTTCAAGGAAATGCATTCTCACAAATGAAGAAACTCAAAGAATT GCGCTTAAACACATCGAGTCTCTTGTGTGACTGCCAGTTAAAATGGCTACCACAGTGGTTATCAGAGAACAACTTTCAGAGCTTTGTAAATGCCAGTTGTGCCCATCCTCAGCTGCTAAAAGGGAGAAGTATTTTTGCTGTCAGCCTTGATGGATTTGTCTGTG ATGATTTTCCTAAGCCGCAGATAACTGTCCAGCCAGAAACCCAGTCAGCAATTAAAGGCTCCAATTTGAGTTTTGTATGTTCGGCAGCCAGCAGTAGTGATTCCCCAATGACTTTTGCATGGAAGAAAGACAATGAATTACTGCATGATGCTGAAATGGAGAATTATGCACACCTGCGGGCACAGGGTGGTGAAGTGATGGAGTATACTACCATCCTTCGGCTACGCAACGTTGAATTCAGCAATGAAGGGAAATACCAGTGTGTTATTTCAAATCACTTTGGTTCATCCTACTCTGTTAAAGCCAAACTTACAGTAAACA tGCTGCCTTCGTTTACAAAGATTCCCATGGACTTAACTATTCGTGCTGGGGCAATGGCACGTTTGGAATGTGCTGCAGTTGGGCATCCTGTCCCCCAGATTGCTTGGCAGAAAGATGGTGGAACAGATTTTCCTGCAGCACGCAAGAGACGTATGCATGTCATGCCTGAAGATGACGTATTCTTTATTGTTGACGTGAAAATCGAGGACACAGGTGTTTATAGCTGTACAGCTCAAAACACTGCTGGAAGCATTTCAGCTAATGCAACGTTAACAGTACTAG aaacaccATCGTTTTTGCGGCCTTTGCTGGATCGAAGTGTAACAAAAGGTGAAACTGCAGTCTTGCAGTGTATTGCTGGTGGTAGCCCTCCACCCCGACTGAACTGGACTAAGGATGACAGCCCTCTCGTGGTAacagaaagacatttctttgctgcaagCAATCAGTTACTGATTATTGTAGATACAGATGTAGAAGATGCTGGGAAGTACACTTGTGAAATGTCTAATACACTTGGAACAGAACGAGGCAACATTCGTCTTAACGTAATTCCTACTCCCACCTGTGATTCTCCTCAAAACATTGCTCCATCACTTGATGATGATGGATGGGCCACGGTTGGCATTGTGATCATAGCTGTGGTTTGCTGCGTGGTGGGCACTTCCTTGGTGTGGGTGGTCATCATCTACCACACCAGAAGGAGAAATGAAGATTGCAGCATCACAAATACAG ATGAAACAAATTTGCCTGCTGACATTCCAAGTTACCTGTCATCCCAGGGCACGCTGGCTGAAAGGCAGGATGGATATGGTTCATCTGAAAATGGCAGTCATCATCAGTTTCTCACCTCTTCTGTGGGAGGGTATTTCTTACAGCAGAGGGACAGTAATG gtatttgCCACCTAGATAATGGCAGTGAAACAGACGTGGAGGGTGTTGCAGATCCATTCCTATGTCACTATCTGGGGACTTCAGGgactttgtatttaaaaggaaacacgTGTGATTCTGAGGCCTTTGAAGCCTGCAGCACAA GTTGCAGCCCTGACCAAAGAACAGTAAGCCTGGACCCATATGAGTCTggatatttaaagaaaaaggaatgttaTCAATACTCGCCTCCACTGGAAGATCCCTTTGACCAATGTGTAGGCATTGTTGGAATGCAGGCTACAAATAGCAAATTGATTACCTCCATTTATACTCAAAATGAAGGAACTGGACTAAAAAGCAGAAGTCTTAACTCAGACAAATTTGATTTAAACAGAAGTTTGGAACCCTCATCTATTATCAGTAACAGCACTTTCATGG GAACATTTGGAAAGCCTTTATGGAGGCCTCAGCTGGACTCTCTTTCAAGTCGTAGACAGCCAGCAAGTTGCCAACCAAAAACCTCCCATAATAATCCTCATGCCTCATTGGACTTTGATTCAGAGGCAGATgaagatggaaaggaaaggacagttTCTAGAGGAGAAGATAACATTTATACTTACaaacagtgctttgaaaacttCAGGACTTCTACTTTTCAATCCTGTGATTTGGATACATAG